The following coding sequences lie in one Benincasa hispida cultivar B227 chromosome 6, ASM972705v1, whole genome shotgun sequence genomic window:
- the LOC120079445 gene encoding leucine-rich repeat extensin-like protein 4, with the protein MECWVFWGIFLSGLILRADAVVGGISGRVSFGFVGGGGGSGGEGIWVGGGGGNTPNPNPTPTPHPNPLLGTVLNRAYSVLQTWKSAISDDPTGTLTTWVGSDVCSYKGIFCTTLSSGQISVTGIDLNGKNLRGTLIKEMALLTDLTLIHLNSNRLSGTVPVTFRQLVRLQELDLSNNNFSGEFPSATLYIPSLRYLDLRFNSFSGPIPEGLFFMGLDAIFLNNNQFFGEIPQNLGNSPASVINLANNNFTGAIPASFGYMGPRLKEILFLNNQLSGCIPEGVGFLTEIEVLDFSFNKLFGHLPDTISCMNQVEILNLAHNQLSGVVSDLVCSLRSLVNLSVADNFFSGFNQQCRNLFGGFDLSFNCIPGVTLQRPSPDCSLIPGMGLNCLRVPVLPRPLVCGRLVKTPMAEAEAEAPPP; encoded by the coding sequence ATGGAGTGTTGGGTTTTCTGGGGTATTTTTTTAAGTGGTTTAATTCTCCGGGCTGACGCCGTTGTCGGCGGCATTAGCGGTCGAGTTAGTTTTGGGTTTGTTGGTGGTGGTGGAGGCAGCGGTGGAGAAGGTATTTGGGTTGGCGGTGGAGGGGGAAACACTCCGAATCCGAATCCGACCCCGACTCCGCATCCAAATCCATTATTAGGGACGGTCCTAAACAGAGCATACTCTGTTCTTCAGACATGGAAATCTGCAATTTCCGACGATCCCACCGGAACTTTAACCACATGGGTCGGCTCCGATGTGTGTTCTTACAAAGGAATCTTCTGTACAACTCTCAGTTCCGGCCAAATCTCCGTCACTGGAATCGACCTCAACGGCAAAAATCTCAGAGGAACACTCATCAAGGAGATGGCCCTTCTCACTGATCTGACCCTCATTCACTTAAACAGCAACAGACTTTCCGGCACTGTTCCGGTGACATTCCGGCAACTCGTCCGCCTTCAAGAACTCGATCTCAGCAACAACAATTTCTCCGGCGAATTTCCATCCGCCACTCTCTACATTCCAAGTCTCAGGTATTTGGACCTCAGATTCAACTCCTTCAGTGGCCCAATCCCGGAAGGTTTGTTCTTCATGGGATTAGATGCCATTTTCCTCAACAACAACCAATTCTTCGGCGAAATCCCACAAAACCTCGGGAATTCGCCGGCGTCTGTGATAAATCTTGCAAATAATAACTTTACCGGAGCAATTCCGGCGAGTTTTGGTTATATGGGACCGAGATTGAAAGAAATTCTGTTTCTAAACAACCAATTAAGCGGTTGCATTCCTGAAGGAGTTGGGTTTTTAACAGAGATTGAAGTTTTGGATTTCAGTTTCAACAAATTGTTCGGTCATCTTCCtgatacaatctcttgtatgaATCAAGTCGAGATTTTGAATCTCGCCCACAACCAACTTTCTGGCGTCGTTTCCGATTTGGTTTGTTCTTTGAGAAGCCTTGTGAATCTGTCCGTAGCTGATAATTTCTTCTCCGGCTTCAACCAGCAGTGTCGGAATCTCTTCGGCGGGTTCGATTTGTCGTTCAATTGCATTCCCGGAGTGACTCTGCAGCGACCGTCGCCGGATTGTTCGCTAATTCCGGGAATGGGGTTAAATTGCTTACGGGTTCCGGTACTTCCACGGCCGTTGGTTTGTGGGCGGCTAGTTAAAACGCCGATGGCGGAGGCGGAGGCGGAGGCGCCGCCGCCGTGA